Within Thermus sp. CCB_US3_UF1, the genomic segment ATCCTTCACCTCCGGCGCGCCCACCACCTCCACCCCCATGGACCGGGCCGAGCCGGCGATCATGCGGGCCGCGGCCTCGAGGTCGGTGGTGTTCATGTCGGGGAGCTTCTGCTTGGCGATCTCCACCACCTGCTGCCAGGTGATCCGCCCCACCTTCTCCCGGCCCGGCTTGTGGGCCCCCTTCTCCAGCCCCGCGGCCTTGCGGATCAGGTAGCTGGCAGGCGGGGTCTTGGTGACGAAGGTGAAGGAGCGGTCGGCGTAAATGGTGATCTCCACCGGGACGATGGCGTCCCCCATGTTGGCGGTGGCCGCGTTGAAGGCCTTGACGAACTCCATGATGTTGGCCCCGTGCTGGCCCAAGGCCGGGCCCACCGGGGGCGCAGGCGTGGCCTTGCCCGCGGGCAGCTGCAGCTTGACTACGGCAACAACTTTCTTCATTTTTCCCTCCTAGGCTCCCCCCAAGTTGGGGGTGCAGACGCCTTTAGGCCTTGACCACCTGGGAAAAGTCCAGCTCCACAGGGGTCTCGCGCCCGAAGATGGTGACCATGACCTTGACCTTGCCCTTTTCCGGGCTGATCTCGGTCACGGTGCCGGTGAAGTCCGCAAAGGGTCCGGAAACCACCCGCACCTGGTCCCCCTCCCGGAAGGCCACCTGGGCCTTGGGGGCCTCCTTCTTGCCCAAGAGGCCGGAGACCTCCAGGATGTGGCGCACCTCGTCCGGGGAAAGGGGTACCGGCCGGTTGCCCGCCCCCACGAAGCCGGTGATGCCCGGGGTTCCCCGGACCACCTCCCAGGCCTCGTTGGGTTCCTCCTCGTCCCCCAGGTCCATCTGGACGAAGAGGTACCCGGGGAAGAGCTTCCGCTTGACGACCTCCTTCTTCCCCCCCTCGCGGAGTTCCACCACCTCCTCCGTGGGGATAAGGACCTGGAAGACCTTGTCCCCTAGGCCGAAGGCCCTAACCCGCTTTTCCAGGTTAGCCTTGGCCTTCTCCTCCTGCCCCACGTAGGTGTGGACCGCGTACCATTCAATGCTCATCGCAAGAGCCCTATGAGGAAGCGGAAGACCAGGTCGTAAAGCCCCAGGACCACCATGGCCACCAGGGTGAAGACCAGGATGGCCTGGGTACCCTCCACCACCTGCTCCCGCGTGGGCCAGGTAACCCGGGCGAGCTCGGCCCGGGCCTCCTGGAAGTAACGGACAATCCGGGCGAACATCAGACCTTCA encodes:
- the rplK gene encoding 50S ribosomal protein L11; amino-acid sequence: MKKVVAVVKLQLPAGKATPAPPVGPALGQHGANIMEFVKAFNAATANMGDAIVPVEITIYADRSFTFVTKTPPASYLIRKAAGLEKGAHKPGREKVGRITWQQVVEIAKQKLPDMNTTDLEAAARMIAGSARSMGVEVVGAPEVKDA
- the nusG gene encoding transcription termination/antitermination protein NusG, whose translation is MSIEWYAVHTYVGQEEKAKANLEKRVRAFGLGDKVFQVLIPTEEVVELREGGKKEVVKRKLFPGYLFVQMDLGDEEEPNEAWEVVRGTPGITGFVGAGNRPVPLSPDEVRHILEVSGLLGKKEAPKAQVAFREGDQVRVVSGPFADFTGTVTEISPEKGKVKVMVTIFGRETPVELDFSQVVKA
- the secE gene encoding preprotein translocase subunit SecE; translated protein: MFARIVRYFQEARAELARVTWPTREQVVEGTQAILVFTLVAMVVLGLYDLVFRFLIGLLR